One Elaeis guineensis isolate ETL-2024a chromosome 10, EG11, whole genome shotgun sequence genomic window carries:
- the LOC105053460 gene encoding adenylate kinase 4 isoform X5 has protein sequence MAGPPGSGKGTQSPIIKDEYCLCHLATGDMLRAAVAAKTPLGLKAKEAMDKGELVSDDLVVGIIDEAMKKPSCQKGFILDGFPRTVVQAQKLDEMLAKQGTKIDKVLNFAIDDAILEERITGRWIHPTSGRTYHSKFAPPKVPGTDDVTGEPLIQRKDDTAEVLKSRLEAFHRQTEPVLLEDIGLCFIEGKINVIDYYSKKRVVAQLHADKPPKEVTAEVQKALS, from the exons ATGGCAGGTCCACCGGGATCTGGCAAGGGGACCCAGTCACCAATAATTAAGGATGAATATTGCTTATGCCATTTGGCCACAGGCGATATGTTGAGAGCTGCAGTTGCTGCCAAGACCCCTCTTGGGCTTAAAGCTAAAGAGGCCATGGATAAG GGAGAGCTTGTCTCTGATGACTTGGTTGTTGGAATAATTGATGAAGCCATGAAGAAACCATCATGCCAAAAGGGCTTCATTCTTGATGGATTCCCAAGGACTGTTGTCCAAGCACAGAAG CTTGATGAGATGCTGGCAAAGCAGGGCACTAAAATTGACAAGGTGCTCAACTTTGCAATTGATGATGCCATACTAGAAGAAAGAATTACTGGTCGCTGGATTCATCCAACTAGTGGAAGGACTTATCATTCCAAATTTGCTCCTCCAAAGGTTCCTGGCACTGATGAT GTCACTGGAGAACCACTGATTCAAAGGAAGGATGATACAGCTGAAGTCCTCAAGTCAAGGCTCGAAGCTTTCCATAGACAAACTGAACCT GTGTTATTGGAGGATATTGGTCTGTGTTTCATTGAAGGCAAGATTAAT GTCATTGATTACTACTCCAAGAAGCGTGTTGTGGCGCAGCTCCATGCTGACAAACCCCCAAAAGAAGTTACTGCTGAGGTTCAGAAGGCTCTTTCATGA